ATGGACGTCGCTACTGCGCCTCGACTCGGGCTTCGTCGGCGTCGCCGATAGCGTTGTGGCGCAGCCGCTCCAGCGCCCTCGGGGTGGCCAGCTCGCCGCGCAGCCGCGGATGCCACCAGTAGAACCGCACCCATTCACGCAGCCGGTAGGTGTCCGGCGCGAAGCCGCGCAGGTCACCGACGAACGGGGTGGCGCCGTCGTCGAGCACCAGCGTGATCGGGCACACCCCGCCGGCCTGCCAGCCGTACAGTGGGGCGCGCCGCGGGCCGAGTTCGCGGTACGGGGCGCGGTCGAGCACCGCACGCACCTGCGTCCAGCGCCCCGCGGCGGTGGTGAACCCGGTGGCGAACTCGAACCCCTCGGGGGTGAACCGCAGATAGTCCCGCCCGCCGCGGCGCAGCTGGACGAGCAGATGGGCCAGCGTGAACACCGCGGTGCCCCCGGCGGCCAGCGGCAGCGCGAACCGCGCGTCGGCGACGAATTGGTCGCCGAGAAACCCCACCTCGTCGGGGCGCAGGTACACCAGCGCGGTGGCGGCGACCACCAGCAGCGGCAGGGACACCATGAGCGCCGGGCCCACGCTCTGCGCGCGGCGGTTCGGGCTCACCGTGGTGCCGGTGGCGTCGACGCTCCACTGCGGGGTGAACGTGGCGGCCCGGGCGATCAGGACGAACGCGAACGCCCAGAACCCGGCCGCGCCCAGCGCCAGCAGCGCGAGCGCGAACCGGCCGGACGCCGCGGCGATGACGGCCGCGAGGGCCGAGACCGCGACGAGACAGGCCGTGCCGAATTTGGTGACGAACCGCCGGTCCTGCTGCCCGGCGGCCTCCGCTCGCGCCGCATCGTGGTCCATGATCGATAAGCGTAGTCCGGTACGCGCACCGGTCGGCGCACCGAATGTGTCACCGCCGGTCGGTGACCGGGCCGGCACGCCCCCGCGACCCTACAGCGGGGAGGTGCCCGGCAGCCGCAGCACCAGCCGGGTGCCGCCCAGCGGGCTCTGCTCCAAGGCGGCTGCCCCGCCGTGCAACTCGGCCTGCTGGGCCACCAGCGCCAGTCCCAGCCCGGAGCCCGAGCGCGCCGCGGTCGAGCCGCGGGAGAAGCGTTCGAAGACGACGTCGCGTTCACCCTCGGGGATCCCGGTGCCGTTGTCGTCGATGGTGATCTGCACCCCGGCCGCCGAGGAGGTCGCATCGAGCTGGATCTCGGTGGCGTGGCCGTGTTTGATCGCGTTGGCGATCGCGTTGTCGATCACCAGCAGCAGCCCGGCGGGCAGGCCCAGCATCAGCACCGCGTTGGCGGGCACCAACGTGATCCGCACGTCGGGGAAGTTGCGCATCGCGTCGTGGGCGGCGCGGTCGAGCAACTCGGTGATGTCCAGCGGCACATAGTCTTCGTCGGTGGTCAGCTCGCCTTGGGCCAACCGCTCCAGGGCGGCCAGGGTCGCCTCGATGCGGCTCTGGGTGCGCATCACGTCGCGCACCATCTCCTTGCGCTGCTCGATCGGCAGATCCAGGGTGGCCAGCACCTCCAGGTTGGTGCGCATCGCGGTCAGCGGGGTGCGCAGTTCGTGGGAGGCGGCCGCGGCGAAGTCGCGGGCGGATTCCAGTGCGGCCTTGGTGCGTTGCTGGGCGGTGCCGATGCGGTCGAGCATGCCCTCGACGGCCTCGGCGATCTCCACGGCCTCACGCACCCCGCGCACCTGCAGCTGGTCGGGCTGGGACTTGGCGCTGATCACCCGGGCCTGCTGGGCGAGCTGCCGGAACGGGTTGATCATGATCGTCCACATCACCCAGGTGACGATCACGGTGCCGACCAGCACCCCGCCGCAGATGCCGAGCACCCGCAGATGCAGTTGGTGGATGCGTTTCTCGGTGGCCGCCACCGGGGCGCCCACCGCGATCGAGGCCTGCCCGGCGGCGAAGGTGCGCACCCGGTACTCCACCCCGTTGATGGTGGCGTTGTTGTAGCCGTTGTCGAACCGCGGCAGCACCACGTCGGCGGGCACCGACACCGTCACCCCGCCGATGCGGGCGGTGCGCACCACCGAGCCGTCCGGCGGCGGCAGGTCGGCGTCGTCGTTCTGCCCGCTGCGCAGCAGCGAGGAGATGTCGCCGAGGCTGCTCACCGAATCCAGCCGGCGGTCCAACTGGTTGTACTGGTCGTTGCTGACGCCGATCCACACCCAGGCGCCGAGCAGGATCACCAGCAGCACCACCGACAGCGCGGCGACGACGACGATGACGCGCAGCGACAGCACCGCCTGCATCGGCCGCAGCCAGCGACTCATGGTGTGGTCTGCGTGTGGCGGACCCGGTCGGCGAATTCGGCGACTCCGTTGCGCCCGGCCACATTCTGCGAGTAGTACCCGACCGCGTAGCCGACCCCGCCGCCGAGGATGCCCAGGGCCTGCTTGTTGATGTTGTCGAGGGTGTCGCCCTCTTTGTGGTAGTTCGGGTCGTAGGGCTGGCCGGCCTTCCCGCCCCACATCTCGGC
This sequence is a window from Mycolicibacillus parakoreensis. Protein-coding genes within it:
- a CDS encoding sensor histidine kinase: MSRWLRPMQAVLSLRVIVVVAALSVVLLVILLGAWVWIGVSNDQYNQLDRRLDSVSSLGDISSLLRSGQNDDADLPPPDGSVVRTARIGGVTVSVPADVVLPRFDNGYNNATINGVEYRVRTFAAGQASIAVGAPVAATEKRIHQLHLRVLGICGGVLVGTVIVTWVMWTIMINPFRQLAQQARVISAKSQPDQLQVRGVREAVEIAEAVEGMLDRIGTAQQRTKAALESARDFAAAASHELRTPLTAMRTNLEVLATLDLPIEQRKEMVRDVMRTQSRIEATLAALERLAQGELTTDEDYVPLDITELLDRAAHDAMRNFPDVRITLVPANAVLMLGLPAGLLLVIDNAIANAIKHGHATEIQLDATSSAAGVQITIDDNGTGIPEGERDVVFERFSRGSTAARSGSGLGLALVAQQAELHGGAAALEQSPLGGTRLVLRLPGTSPL